The Betaproteobacteria bacterium genome includes a region encoding these proteins:
- the slmA gene encoding nucleoid occlusion factor SlmA has product MPSKPGERKHQILQNLAQMLENPNPEKITTASLAARLDVSEAALYRHFASKAQMYEGLIEFTEETIFGLVNKITGDTQSGAKQIEGVISMLLGFAKKNPGMTRVLIGEALVNENERLQQRINQLHDRLEATLKQSLRFAAGQGEVKQEIDPGARANLLLCYVVGRWHQFAKSGFKRDPTELWVEQWKALVP; this is encoded by the coding sequence ATGCCCTCTAAGCCAGGAGAACGCAAGCACCAGATCCTGCAAAACCTCGCGCAGATGCTGGAGAATCCCAATCCAGAGAAAATCACCACGGCCTCGTTGGCCGCGAGACTGGATGTTTCGGAGGCGGCGCTCTACCGGCACTTCGCCAGTAAAGCGCAGATGTACGAAGGCTTGATCGAGTTCACCGAGGAAACCATCTTCGGGCTGGTGAACAAAATCACCGGCGATACCCAAAGTGGCGCCAAACAAATCGAAGGCGTTATTTCCATGCTGCTGGGCTTCGCCAAGAAGAATCCAGGCATGACGCGCGTGCTGATCGGCGAGGCGCTGGTGAACGAGAACGAGCGCCTGCAACAACGCATCAACCAGCTCCACGACCGCCTTGAGGCCACTCTAAAACAGAGCTTGCGCTTTGCCGCGGGCCAAGGCGAGGTGAAACAAGAAATAGATCCTGGCGCGCGCGCGAATTTGCTTCTCTGCTACGTGGTGGGCCGCTGGCATCAGTTCGCCAAGAGCGGGTTCAAGCGCGATCCAACGGAACTGTGGGTGGAGCAGTGGAAGGCGTTGGTGCCTTGA
- a CDS encoding pyrimidine 5'-nucleotidase — MKSVVWLFDLDNTLHRADSHVFAHLSQTMSRYIAELLGVDEHTASLVRHGYWRRYGATLLGLMRHHGVDPHHFLRETHRFPDLASMVIREPLLRHVLRRLPGRKFVFSNAPAQYASEVLKLLRVSDLFEGVFAIEHTRFNPKPSMKGFMRLIKEHRLPARRCVMVEDNLGNLRTAKRLGMKTVWVHRSHKAPRFVDVNIKHVARLPHYLRQLTHP; from the coding sequence ATGAAGAGCGTCGTATGGCTGTTCGATCTCGACAACACGCTGCACCGCGCGGATTCCCATGTGTTTGCGCACTTGAGCCAAACCATGTCGCGCTATATCGCGGAATTGCTGGGGGTGGACGAACACACCGCGAGCCTCGTACGCCATGGTTACTGGCGCCGCTATGGCGCGACGTTGCTGGGTCTCATGCGGCATCATGGCGTGGATCCCCATCATTTCTTGCGCGAAACGCATCGCTTCCCCGATCTTGCCTCCATGGTTATCCGCGAGCCGCTCCTGCGTCACGTGTTACGGCGTTTGCCGGGGAGAAAGTTCGTGTTTTCCAATGCGCCCGCGCAGTATGCAAGCGAGGTGCTTAAGTTGCTGCGCGTGTCGGATTTGTTCGAGGGCGTGTTCGCCATCGAACACACGCGCTTCAACCCCAAGCCCAGCATGAAGGGCTTCATGCGGCTTATCAAGGAACACCGGCTCCCCGCGCGGCGTTGCGTGATGGTGGAAGACAACCTGGGCAACTTGCGCACGGCCAAGCGGCTGGGAATGAAAACCGTATGGGTACACCGCTCCCACAAGGCGCCGCGTTTTGTCGACGTGAACATCAAGCACGTCGCCAGGCTTCCGCACTACCTGCGCCAACTCACTCACCCTTGA
- the argB gene encoding acetylglutamate kinase → MSLDLTEARQKAKVLAEALPYIRRFHGKTIVIKYGGNAMTDEHLKHSFARDVVLLKLVGMNPVVVHGGGPQIDDLLKRLGKKGEFVQGMRVTDAETMDVVEMVLGGLVNKEIVSLINQHGGRAIGLTGKDGSFIRARKMMVANRDNESEMLDIGQVGEVSSIDPGIIRLLETEEFIPVVAPIGVGDKGESYNINADLVAGKLAEVLKAEKLILLTNTPGVLDKNGQLLTGLTPKEVDALFAEGTLSGGMLPKISSALDAAKSGVKSVHIIDGRVEHALLLEVLTDEGVGTLIRGR, encoded by the coding sequence ATGTCCCTCGATCTGACCGAAGCGCGCCAGAAAGCCAAAGTCCTCGCCGAAGCGCTCCCCTATATTCGCCGCTTTCACGGCAAGACCATCGTGATCAAGTATGGCGGTAACGCCATGACCGACGAACATCTGAAGCATTCCTTCGCGCGCGACGTGGTGCTGCTGAAATTGGTGGGGATGAATCCGGTGGTGGTCCATGGCGGCGGCCCGCAAATCGACGATTTGTTGAAGCGCTTGGGTAAGAAGGGCGAGTTCGTGCAAGGGATGCGCGTGACCGATGCCGAAACCATGGACGTGGTGGAAATGGTGCTCGGCGGATTGGTCAACAAGGAGATTGTCAGTCTCATCAACCAGCATGGCGGGCGCGCCATCGGACTCACCGGCAAGGATGGGTCCTTCATTCGCGCCAGGAAAATGATGGTCGCTAACCGCGACAACGAATCCGAAATGCTGGATATCGGCCAAGTGGGTGAAGTAAGCAGTATCGATCCTGGCATCATCCGCTTGCTGGAGACCGAGGAATTCATCCCCGTGGTGGCACCCATCGGCGTGGGCGACAAGGGCGAGAGCTACAACATCAACGCGGATCTGGTGGCGGGAAAGTTAGCCGAGGTGCTCAAGGCCGAGAAGCTCATCTTGCTCACCAATACCCCTGGCGTGCTGGATAAGAATGGGCAGCTACTTACCGGCCTCACGCCCAAGGAAGTGGATGCATTGTTCGCGGAGGGCACGCTATCTGGAGGCATGCTACCCAAGATTTCATCCGCGCTGGATGCCGCCAAAAGCGGCGTGAAAAGCGTGCACATCATCGACGGGCGCGTGGAACACGCGCTGTTGCTAGAGGTATTGACCGATGAAGGCGTGGGTACATTGATACGCGGTAGATGA
- a CDS encoding DUF2063 domain-containing protein, with translation MARQFIETNPSVHRNLRWYGHSLPDFLRATPPYAGQPWLHELALFEWTISLAFDAADERPMNFEEIAALEPSRWPELTFRFHPSVQRLSLRTNAASLRMSADAEEPLPPVAQEAKYTQWMLWRKDLIVMFRSLSPEEAWVWDSARSGENFTQLCEGLCQWVSEEETPGRLAGMVRAWADDLLICAIAAPSG, from the coding sequence ATGGCCCGGCAATTTATCGAGACGAACCCGTCGGTGCATCGCAATTTGCGCTGGTATGGCCATTCGCTACCGGATTTTCTGCGGGCCACGCCACCCTACGCTGGGCAACCATGGCTTCATGAACTTGCTTTGTTCGAATGGACCATATCGCTCGCTTTCGATGCCGCCGATGAACGCCCCATGAACTTCGAGGAAATCGCGGCCTTGGAACCTTCTCGGTGGCCAGAACTCACCTTCCGCTTCCATCCTTCAGTGCAACGCTTGTCCCTGCGAACTAACGCCGCCAGCCTGCGAATGTCCGCCGATGCCGAAGAACCCCTACCCCCGGTCGCGCAAGAGGCCAAATACACTCAATGGATGCTTTGGCGCAAGGATCTGATCGTCATGTTCCGCTCGCTCTCGCCCGAGGAGGCCTGGGTATGGGATAGCGCCCGGTCAGGCGAGAATTTCACCCAGCTGTGTGAAGGCCTGTGCCAATGGGTGAGCGAAGAGGAGACGCCAGGGCGGCTTGCGGGAATGGTGCGCGCTTGGGCCGACGACCTACTGATATGCGCTATCGCGGCGCCGTCTGGGTGA
- a CDS encoding copper chaperone PCu(A)C — MRFFLRIGVLLGALLLAPAAFAVEITDTWARATVPGQNVGAAYLTITSPTRMRLVAVKSVLAGRVEIHSTQMGDGVMKMRRIQYLDIPAGEAVSLAPMATHLMLLDLKAPLAAGGQVPLELVFRSKGRKKTVKVAAQVRAITQTAPR, encoded by the coding sequence ATGAGATTTTTTCTGCGGATAGGAGTGTTGTTGGGTGCATTGCTGCTCGCACCGGCCGCGTTCGCGGTGGAAATTACGGACACGTGGGCACGCGCGACCGTCCCCGGACAGAACGTTGGCGCGGCCTACCTCACGATCACCAGTCCCACGCGCATGCGCCTGGTGGCCGTGAAGTCCGTGCTCGCCGGGCGCGTCGAAATTCACAGCACTCAGATGGGCGATGGCGTCATGAAGATGCGGCGCATTCAATACCTCGACATACCCGCGGGCGAAGCGGTGTCGCTAGCCCCGATGGCCACCCATCTGATGTTGTTGGACTTGAAGGCGCCCCTCGCGGCGGGCGGTCAAGTACCCTTGGAACTGGTCTTCAGGAGTAAGGGAAGGAAGAAGACAGTCAAAGTGGCGGCGCAGGTTCGCGCGATCACCCAGACGGCGCCGCGATAG
- a CDS encoding D-alanyl-D-alanine carboxypeptidase: MLVPVITWANDPPAIAARAYFLLDVQSNQILAEHRAEERMEPASLTKLMTAYVVFGALKQKLVTAQQQITPSVNAWKTQGSRMFIEPNKPVSIDELLRGMIVQSGNDASLALAEAVAGDEAAFAKMMNREARRLGLKGSSFVNATGLPNEQHFSTAQDLVRLAAAVIRDFPEHYPLYSLREYTYNKITQPNRNLLLSKDPYVDGVKTGFTDNAGYCLIASARRESRRLVAVVLGAASETARAIEAQKLLNYGFQFFEGVRLYEKGAPVAKLQVWKGSEREVPVGFLDDYFVTVPRGQKDRLQAKLESVQPLLAPISTNQAVGTMRVTLAGKPFGERGVVSLANVSIANIFVRAWDSLRLRIK, from the coding sequence ATGCTAGTCCCGGTCATCACCTGGGCGAACGATCCACCGGCCATCGCAGCCAGAGCCTACTTCCTTCTGGATGTGCAAAGCAATCAAATTCTGGCCGAGCATCGCGCGGAGGAACGCATGGAGCCGGCATCCCTCACCAAGCTGATGACCGCGTACGTGGTGTTCGGGGCACTCAAGCAAAAGCTCGTGACGGCCCAACAGCAAATCACACCTTCGGTGAATGCATGGAAGACCCAGGGCTCCCGTATGTTCATCGAGCCCAACAAACCAGTCAGCATCGACGAATTGCTACGGGGTATGATTGTTCAATCGGGCAACGATGCGAGCCTGGCGTTGGCGGAAGCCGTGGCTGGAGACGAAGCCGCTTTCGCCAAAATGATGAACCGGGAGGCCAGGCGCTTGGGGTTGAAGGGATCGAGTTTCGTCAACGCCACGGGATTACCCAACGAGCAACATTTCTCCACCGCGCAGGACTTGGTGCGGCTCGCGGCCGCCGTCATCCGCGATTTCCCCGAGCACTACCCGCTTTACTCGCTGCGGGAGTACACCTACAACAAGATCACCCAGCCCAACCGCAACTTGCTACTGAGCAAGGACCCGTATGTGGATGGAGTCAAGACCGGTTTTACCGACAACGCCGGGTACTGCCTCATCGCGTCGGCGCGGCGCGAATCCCGCCGGCTCGTGGCCGTGGTGCTGGGAGCCGCCTCGGAAACGGCACGCGCCATCGAAGCGCAGAAACTTCTGAACTATGGCTTCCAGTTTTTCGAAGGCGTGCGTCTCTACGAAAAGGGCGCGCCGGTGGCGAAATTGCAGGTGTGGAAGGGCAGCGAACGCGAGGTCCCAGTTGGATTTCTGGACGATTACTTCGTAACCGTACCGCGCGGACAAAAAGACCGGTTGCAAGCGAAATTGGAAAGCGTGCAACCGTTGCTGGCGCCCATCAGCACCAATCAAGCCGTGGGAACCATGCGCGTGACCTTGGCGGGGAAGCCCTTCGGTGAGCGCGGTGTCGTGTCTCTCGCCAACGTGAGCATCGCCAATATCTTCGTGCGGGCGTGGGATAGCCTCCGGTTGCGAATCAAGTAG
- a CDS encoding D-amino acid aminotransferase: protein MIPDSIASPDAVAYLNGEFLALKDARVSVLDRGFIFGDGIYEVIPVYNREPLRLAGHLRRLRASLESVRMSNPHDDTQWQSLFREVIQRSPHEDQALYLQVTRGIAKRDHAFPAGVTPTVFIMSNQLSTPTAQAVSEGVKALTLPDNRWLRCDIKSTSLLPNILLRQAAVDAGCAEAVMVRDGFLTEGAASNIFVVKNGTLLCPPKSHLILPGITYDVVLDLARKGGIPVEIRAVPEAELRGADEVWLSSSTREVLAITTLDGKPVGTGKPGALFKRIHALFQEGKRPRLAHR, encoded by the coding sequence ATGATCCCAGACTCCATTGCCTCGCCCGATGCCGTCGCTTATCTCAATGGAGAGTTCCTCGCCCTGAAGGATGCGCGCGTGAGCGTGCTCGACCGGGGTTTCATTTTCGGGGATGGTATCTACGAGGTGATCCCGGTCTACAACCGCGAACCGCTGAGACTGGCCGGCCACCTGCGGCGGTTGCGAGCATCGCTGGAAAGCGTGCGCATGTCCAATCCCCATGACGACACGCAGTGGCAATCCTTGTTTCGAGAAGTGATCCAGCGCAGCCCGCACGAAGACCAAGCGCTTTATCTGCAAGTCACGCGCGGGATAGCCAAGCGCGATCATGCTTTCCCCGCGGGCGTCACCCCCACTGTATTCATCATGAGCAACCAGTTGAGCACGCCAACGGCACAGGCGGTGTCCGAAGGCGTGAAGGCTCTGACCTTGCCCGACAATCGCTGGCTGCGTTGCGATATCAAATCCACCTCGCTCCTCCCCAACATCTTGTTGCGCCAAGCCGCCGTGGACGCCGGTTGCGCGGAGGCGGTGATGGTGCGCGATGGCTTTCTCACGGAAGGCGCGGCGAGCAATATTTTCGTGGTCAAGAACGGGACTTTGTTGTGCCCTCCCAAGAGCCATTTGATCCTACCCGGCATTACCTACGACGTCGTGCTGGACCTGGCTCGCAAGGGCGGCATACCCGTGGAGATACGCGCCGTGCCAGAAGCGGAATTGCGCGGCGCGGACGAAGTGTGGCTCTCGTCTTCCACACGCGAGGTGCTCGCCATCACCACACTGGACGGCAAACCGGTGGGAACCGGAAAACCCGGCGCGTTGTTCAAACGCATTCACGCACTCTTCCAAGAAGGCAAACGCCCTCGTCTCGCGCATCGCTAG
- a CDS encoding DUF493 domain-containing protein, whose product MTQETLIDFPCDFPLKVMGRMQPGFAQDVVSIVKKFAPDFDESTVEMRPSRKKSYISLTCMIKATSREQLDSLYQELCDHPLAVMVL is encoded by the coding sequence ATGACGCAAGAAACTCTAATCGATTTCCCCTGCGATTTTCCGCTCAAGGTAATGGGGCGCATGCAACCGGGCTTCGCCCAAGACGTGGTGTCCATCGTGAAGAAGTTCGCGCCGGATTTCGACGAGTCCACGGTGGAGATGCGCCCAAGCCGGAAGAAGAGTTACATCAGCCTCACCTGCATGATCAAAGCCACTTCGCGCGAGCAGTTGGATTCGCTCTACCAGGAACTGTGCGATCACCCGCTGGCGGTGATGGTGTTATAG
- the lipB gene encoding lipoyl(octanoyl) transferase LipB, translated as MQEAARHHVVRRLGLVEYEPTWRAMREFTNTRGEFTPNELWLLEHEPVYTYGVAGREVHLPRGAGAIPVLKTDRGGQVTYHGPGQWVVYVLWNLARDGLSVRKMVRKLENAVTGLLSEYGISAGGNENAPGVYVNGAKIASLGLRIRKGCSYHGLALNAGMDLAPFSCIDPCGMPGLPVTQLRDLGIHASKAETGEKLLEHVLHQMSIPT; from the coding sequence TTGCAGGAAGCCGCGCGCCATCATGTCGTCCGGCGGCTCGGATTGGTGGAGTACGAGCCTACGTGGCGGGCCATGCGGGAGTTCACGAATACGCGCGGCGAATTCACGCCGAACGAATTGTGGTTGCTGGAGCATGAGCCGGTCTATACCTATGGCGTTGCGGGGCGCGAGGTTCATCTGCCGCGCGGGGCCGGCGCCATTCCGGTGCTGAAAACCGACCGGGGCGGGCAGGTGACTTATCATGGCCCGGGGCAATGGGTGGTGTACGTGCTGTGGAATCTCGCGCGCGATGGATTATCGGTGCGTAAGATGGTGCGCAAACTGGAGAACGCGGTGACCGGGTTGCTGAGTGAATACGGCATTAGCGCGGGCGGCAACGAAAACGCGCCGGGAGTTTACGTGAACGGCGCGAAGATCGCATCGCTGGGGCTCAGGATTCGGAAGGGCTGCAGCTATCACGGCCTGGCGCTCAACGCCGGCATGGATCTCGCGCCTTTTTCGTGCATCGATCCCTGCGGCATGCCCGGGCTACCGGTCACCCAGTTGCGCGATTTGGGCATCCATGCGAGCAAGGCCGAAACCGGCGAGAAACTACTGGAGCACGTGCTTCACCAAATGAGTATCCCAACATGA
- the lipA gene encoding lipoyl synthase, whose translation MSQRETGSEKTARNPIKIIPIAPLKKPDWIRVRLGEGENFRAVKQALRENNLHTVCEEASCPNIGECFGKGTATFMILGDLCTRRCPFCDVAHGRPKPPSQAEPANLARTIAAMKLKYVVITSVDRDDLRDGGAQHFVDCIRAVREQSPGTRIEILTPDFRGRLDKAVDILGQALPDVMNHNLETVPRLYKQARPGADYAHSLKLLQDIKAHHTGITTKSGLMVGLGETDDEILQVMRDLRAHQVDMLTIGQYLQPTRGHLPVLRYVEPAMFKRYEQEARAMGFVHAACGPLVRSSYHADQQAHDAGVS comes from the coding sequence ATGAGCCAGCGCGAGACGGGCAGCGAGAAGACGGCGCGTAACCCCATCAAGATCATCCCCATCGCCCCGCTCAAAAAACCGGACTGGATTCGCGTCCGGCTGGGCGAGGGCGAGAACTTTCGCGCGGTGAAACAAGCTCTGCGCGAGAATAATTTGCACACCGTGTGCGAAGAAGCTTCCTGTCCCAACATCGGGGAGTGCTTCGGAAAGGGAACCGCGACCTTCATGATCCTCGGCGATTTGTGCACGCGCCGCTGCCCCTTCTGCGACGTCGCCCACGGGCGCCCAAAACCGCCCAGCCAAGCCGAGCCCGCCAATCTCGCGCGCACCATCGCCGCCATGAAATTGAAGTACGTGGTGATCACCAGCGTGGACCGCGACGACTTGCGCGACGGCGGCGCCCAGCACTTCGTGGATTGCATTCGCGCCGTGCGCGAGCAATCGCCCGGCACCCGAATCGAGATACTCACACCGGATTTTCGCGGCCGCTTGGACAAGGCCGTGGATATTCTCGGCCAAGCCTTGCCCGACGTGATGAACCACAATCTGGAGACGGTACCGCGCCTGTACAAGCAAGCGCGGCCCGGAGCGGACTATGCGCATTCCCTGAAGTTGTTGCAGGACATAAAGGCACACCATACTGGCATCACGACCAAGTCCGGGCTCATGGTGGGTTTAGGCGAAACCGATGACGAGATTTTGCAAGTCATGCGCGATCTGCGCGCGCACCAGGTGGACATGCTGACCATCGGGCAATACCTGCAACCCACGCGCGGGCATTTGCCCGTGCTGCGTTACGTGGAGCCCGCCATGTTCAAGCGCTACGAGCAGGAGGCTCGCGCCATGGGCTTTGTGCACGCCGCCTGCGGGCCCTTGGTTCGCTCAAGCTACCACGCCGACCAACAAGCTCACGACGCGGGCGTGAGTTAA
- a CDS encoding class I SAM-dependent RNA methyltransferase has protein sequence MAHQFFAPCPTGLEAVLAQELTATGADKVTPTRGGASFEGSWATCYKVNLWSRIASRVLWKAASHPYRDEEDVYRLCFAMPWSNLFQVTRTIRVNVSAIGSPLRSLDFITLRIKDAVCDRFRKDTGERPSVSTTSPDIRIHAFFEKSFFSVYLDTSGEALFKRGYRLGSTEAPLRENLAAGMLALSGWTPEQALLDPMCGTGTILVEAALIALGMAPGAQRDFAFGKLHGYDAALWRSIRSEVPVAANRKLQIHGSDRDRRQVETARKTFYAMGLENAVEIEVCDVLERKPPAVSGIVLTNPPYGVRLETAEALANFYPKLGTALKHNFPGWTAYIFTGDLDLPKRMGLKPSRRIPLFNGSLECRLYEIKLVAGAMRRERP, from the coding sequence GTGGCGCACCAATTCTTCGCGCCATGCCCCACGGGCCTGGAAGCGGTGCTCGCGCAAGAGCTCACGGCAACCGGCGCGGATAAGGTCACCCCCACACGAGGCGGCGCCAGTTTCGAAGGCAGCTGGGCCACCTGCTACAAAGTCAATCTATGGAGCCGCATCGCCAGCCGCGTGCTGTGGAAAGCCGCGAGTCATCCCTACCGAGACGAAGAGGACGTATACAGGCTCTGCTTCGCCATGCCATGGAGCAACTTATTTCAAGTCACCAGAACTATTCGCGTCAACGTTTCCGCCATTGGCTCGCCACTGCGTAGCTTGGATTTCATCACCTTGCGCATCAAGGACGCGGTGTGCGACCGCTTCCGCAAGGACACGGGCGAACGCCCTAGCGTCTCCACCACCTCCCCAGACATCCGCATCCACGCTTTCTTCGAAAAGTCTTTCTTCTCGGTTTACCTCGACACTTCGGGCGAAGCCCTCTTCAAACGCGGGTACCGCCTGGGAAGCACCGAGGCGCCGTTGCGAGAAAACTTGGCGGCCGGCATGCTGGCATTGTCAGGCTGGACGCCTGAACAGGCATTGTTGGACCCCATGTGCGGCACTGGCACTATTCTGGTGGAAGCGGCGCTCATCGCGCTCGGCATGGCGCCCGGCGCACAGCGCGATTTCGCCTTTGGCAAATTGCACGGCTACGACGCCGCTCTTTGGAGAAGCATCCGCTCCGAGGTACCGGTAGCCGCGAATCGCAAGCTACAAATTCACGGCAGCGACCGTGACCGCCGCCAAGTGGAAACCGCACGCAAGACTTTCTACGCCATGGGATTGGAGAACGCGGTGGAAATTGAAGTGTGCGATGTGTTGGAGCGAAAACCTCCGGCTGTTTCGGGCATCGTCTTGACCAACCCGCCCTACGGCGTGCGCCTGGAAACCGCGGAGGCCCTGGCGAACTTCTATCCGAAACTAGGAACCGCGCTCAAGCACAACTTCCCGGGCTGGACCGCCTATATCTTCACGGGCGACCTGGACCTCCCCAAGCGCATGGGCTTGAAGCCCTCTCGCCGCATCCCGTTGTTCAACGGATCGCTGGAATGCCGTCTCTACGAGATCAAGCTGGTGGCAGGGGCGATGAGGCGAGAAAGGCCGTGA